The Penaeus monodon isolate SGIC_2016 chromosome 6, NSTDA_Pmon_1, whole genome shotgun sequence genomic sequence TTTTGACATAGCACATGAGCACTCATGTGGGctgggcctacaagccacacacctggGAGAGTTGCCACTCAAGTCAGCCTAATGCCCATATTGACCCAATTCCAATGGGTTAATATTTTGATGTGTAATGTAACTGAATACAATCTCTTATCTTGCAAGTTCCTAAAAAGCTTACAATATCATAAAGCAGATTACACACAAATTACTAGGGTGATATCATcgatatgttttaaatttttcctctaaTAATAAATCACAGAATcagtattcataaaatatattaatacttacTTCTGCTTTTCACATGTTCCTCTGCACGTACGTCTTACAAAGAAAGTTACAAGGCATTAAAAGTTTCCATAAAAGGAAATGTAAGACAATGAAATTACTATGCATCTCCACCAGCAGCTCATGCaatttacaaatgtatatatgaaacaacCAAAAATCTAAAGTTATAGAtcacaaaagcacaaaaaatcTGATTATATTGGTAAGTACTCTCCTGCCTACACAAACCATAATTTCTTGTAAATATTTCACCTTGtacatataaaaagtaaaacacagCACATATCTAAGTTAAAGACATACAAACTGACTAACCACTTGGGAAGAATCGTTGGATAGCCTTGGAAACATAACGGGAGAGATTTGGACAAGCCTTGACATGATTCTGCAGTACTGGCACCTTTAGCTCCACCTGAATAAGATAAATCCTACTAGTACAAACATGTATAGACATCAATGTTCATATATTAGTTTTACTTTATGCATATGCTTTGATATGAGTAACAGTAAATTTGAAAAAACTGCAATatcaatatctactatatatacagaaCACAGACTTCAAATACAATCACTACCAAGCAGCAAAGCTCTTTCTCTAAATAGAGGAATCTTATTCAAAACATGAAAAGATCTTAAAGTTATAATTCTACTAAAAGAATATTTTGAAAGATACCACTGGCATCTATAAGCCCTTCAAAATGGTTCAATTATGAATTGCCACAGGATTGTGGAAATTAAAGCCCTGGTAACTTTAATTCACTGGGCCTCAGATTTTAGTGCTGGCATCTTAAtttgaaagacaaagagagacagagacactcagagagagagagaaagagagggagagggagagggagagggagggagaggggggggagaggggaggggaggggagggaggagagagggagaagagaggagagagagagaggagagagagagagagagagagagagagagagagagagagagagagagagagagaaagagaggtacaagagggagaggagagagagagatgagagagaggagagaggagagtgagagagaagagagagagagagagagaagagagagaagtaaaagagatggagagagaagtgagagagtgagagagagagagagagagagagagaggagagagagagagagagagagaagaaaagagagagagagagaacagagaggagagagagagacaagagagagagagaagaaagagagagagagagaggagagggaagagagagaagagagaaagagagagacgacagtgaggaaagggagagagagtgagcagagagagagagagagagtacagagaagagagagaaagagagagagaaggggaggaggagggtggagagtgagaggagagtgagagggagacagagtggagagagatagagagagagagacgagagagagagagagagaagagagcacagagagagagagaagaggagagagagagagagagacgagagaggagagagagaagcacagagagagagagagagacacagagagagagaggaggagagagagagagaggagagagagagagagaggagagagagagagagagagagcgagcgagcgagcgagcgagctagcgagcgagagcgagagcaagagcgagtgagagcgagcgagagacagagacagacagagacagagagagagagagagagagagagagagagagagagagagagagacagagagagagggagacagaaagacagagagacagagatagagacagacatacagagagatatTGTACTTGCCATGAGAAACTAATTATCTTCTTTACCTTGAGTAGGAGGGTAAGGTAAGAGAAGATCAAAGCATCAATGGTTGTTGGTGAACGTCCAAAGAAATACTCTCTATCGCCAAGACGGTTGGATAACATTGTCAAACATTCTTGAGCTTGTTTATGAAGCTGGAAACAAGTTTGAAAATTTGTGTATATCAATGTTAACTCCATACAAAATATTAAACTACCTGTGGCTTAAAATATTGTCATTTCAATATTATGACACAGCAACAAATCGTAACATGAAGACCTTTCTTTAATGTAAGTCCATTAAGCAATAAAAAAGTCTAGGGAAACTGAAAACATGGGAATTGCTTTTCAGTGAGCTAATACTGAATATACTTACACAaaggaatgaataagtaaatcatATGTAAATATCAGAAACATTCAAATGtcattaaaaaacaaacttacCTCGGTTTCAATTTGATTTGCATCATCTGCATCATCAAACATACTTCCAATGAGCTCACAGTGACCTTTATGATACTTTCCAGGGTACCAGAATTTGTAGGGGAATGGAATATTGCTGAAGTACCATTTGTGGATCACATCATAGTAGCTCTTGGGCTCTACCCACCTGGAAGTAAATACTTTTACAAACAGCTGGCTCAAGGACACAACCTATTTAGGAGCTCCATTAATTGTGAAAacctatatttatttaaattggcTACAAAAAATTGTGTGATATAAAGGAATGTTCATCAAACTTTTTTCACTAAAACCCATTTTggtcttatgtagcactatctaACTAGTAGTGTTTATACCTCTGTACATCTGGCATACAACAGATTAAAAGTTGAAGAACTCTGGTATATATTTGATGTtataaattatacacaaatatttatatatatataatataattattatgtttaatattgtatatattataatatataatatatatatatattatatatatatatatatattatatatatatatatatatatatatttatatatatatttttattttttttttttttttttttattttttttttttttttccccctctctctctttcacctttccttctcttcttctccttccaaaaACTGCCATTAAATGTGGTCTGTATGAAAGTGACATCTAGCTATGGATATACTAAAATAGATTATGAAATATTATCTATGGAATATGAGATAATTCCTTTGAGCATCAGTTCATCCACATTCAAACTTACCAGAGATACATCAATGCTGGGTAGAGTTTTTCTAATAATAGCTGTTCATAGGCCACAACTTCTGAGCACTGCTTGGGTGACAGTTCATAATCACAGCTGAAattctgtggaaaaaaaaaaaatatatattttttttctaatcaatatCGCTAAATTTTCATTTCCTGCTAAgagtaacagtaattattatagtatatatcatatcttaatgcCAAGAATACAATGTTCTCTTCAAACATTTACGTTCTATATTACAGAATAGGTAACAAGCCAGCACCTATGATCatgtaaaaagaatgaaaataatcaagTCAGATCTCTATGtctaatagagataaatagataaaaaaagatataagaaatatatatacatatatatatatatatatatatatatatatatatatatatatatatatatatacatatatatatatacatatatatatatatatatatatataatatatatattatatatatatatattatatatatattatatatatatatgtgtgtaaatatatatgcatatgtatatgtatatgcatatatatatatatatatatagaatagatatatatgtatatatgtatatatgtatatatgtatatatacatatatatatatacatatatgtatatatgtatatgtatataaaatgtatatatgtatatgtatatataaaatatacatatatacaataatatatatatatattttgtatatgtatatgtatatgtattgtatatatatatatgtatatgtatatgtatatgtatatgtatatgtatatatgtatatatgtatatatatatatatatatatatatatatatatatatatatttatatgtttatatatatatatatatatatatatatatattttttttttttttttttttttttttttttttttttttttttttgcggtaggttcatgtctgagccgccgtggtcacagcatgatacttaattgtagttttcatgttgtgatgctcttggagtgagtacgtggtagggtccccagttcctttccacggagagtgccggtggtctatatgtctatatgtctatatgtatatattatatatatatatatatatatatatatatagaaaatatatatatatattttatatatatatatatatatataatatattatatatattttatatatatatatatatagatattttatatatatattaaaatatatatattatattaataaaacatatatatatacatacatacatatatatacatacatacatatatatacatatatatacatacatacatatatatacatatatatacatacatacatatatatacatatatatacatacatacatatatatacatatatatacatacatacata encodes the following:
- the LOC119574316 gene encoding metaxin-1-like isoform X1; protein product: MELHVWDGEARWGLPSMDLRSLQMMAYVKFSGAPVTIVKTNNPFKSPTGQLPVFKCSEGAFSDFSQVTTFLRKQNFSCDYELSPKQCSEVVAYEQLLLEKLYPALMYLWWVEPKSYYDVIHKWYFSNIPFPYKFWYPGKYHKGHCELIGSMFDDADDANQIETELHKQAQECLTMLSNRLGDREYFFGRSPTTIDALIFSYLTLLLKVELKVPVLQNHVKACPNLSRYVSKAIQRFFPSDVRAEEHVKSRKSHRSTERRESPPKDDVPHKGRNMLLSALVAFSAMFGYAIAAGLVQVDMGEPPAEEEYDYEYEEYDSSGSNDS
- the LOC119574316 gene encoding metaxin-1-like isoform X2, which encodes MELHVWDGEARWGLPSMDLRSLQMMAYVKFSGAPVTIVKTNNPFKSPTGQLPVFKCSEGAFSDFSQVTTFLRKQNFSCDYELSPKQCSEVVAYEQLLLEKLYPALMYLWWVEPKSYYDVIHKWYFSNIPFPYKFWYPGKYHKGHCELIGSMFDDADDANQIETELHKQAQECLTMLSNRLGDREYFFGRSPTTIDALIFSYLTLLLKVELKVPVLQNHVKACPNLSRYVSKAIQRFFPSESHRSTERRESPPKDDVPHKGRNMLLSALVAFSAMFGYAIAAGLVQVDMGEPPAEEEYDYEYEEYDSSGSNDS